The Pseudomonas fluorescens genome includes a window with the following:
- the motB gene encoding flagellar motor protein MotB, translated as MENNQPIIVKRVKRIAGGHHGGAWKIAFADFATAMMAFFLVLWLLSTATPEQKIAIAGYFKDPVGFSESGTPYIIDLGGSPTLAPENTLNPEVKSQPQPDKVTVDSEQVEGMAEQIERERLELLLQELQNKVEENPQLQKFKDQILFEITPNGLRIQIMDAENRPMFDSGSARLKPYFEDILLAMADTIKAVPNKISISGHTDAKPYVGKGDFGNWELSANRANAARRALVAGSYPDEQVARVVGYASSALFDRKDPFNPVNRRIDIVVLTRKAQQAIEGSQTDDPPLDPAQGQGAPGEAPTTPGAAADPNALPADQQPVPAHELRERLNLFDDAAPKPAEPPAQ; from the coding sequence ATGGAAAATAACCAGCCGATCATCGTCAAGCGCGTCAAGCGCATTGCCGGCGGGCACCATGGCGGTGCTTGGAAAATTGCCTTCGCCGACTTCGCAACGGCGATGATGGCGTTCTTTCTGGTGCTGTGGTTGCTGTCCACGGCGACCCCGGAACAGAAGATCGCCATCGCCGGTTACTTCAAGGACCCGGTCGGCTTTTCCGAAAGCGGCACGCCCTACATCATCGACCTGGGTGGTTCACCGACCCTGGCCCCGGAAAACACACTCAACCCCGAGGTCAAGTCCCAGCCCCAGCCTGACAAGGTGACGGTGGACTCCGAGCAGGTCGAAGGGATGGCCGAGCAGATCGAGCGCGAACGCCTGGAATTGTTGCTGCAAGAGTTGCAGAACAAGGTCGAAGAGAACCCGCAACTGCAGAAATTCAAGGACCAGATCCTGTTCGAAATCACGCCGAACGGCTTGCGCATCCAGATCATGGACGCCGAGAACCGGCCGATGTTCGATTCCGGCAGCGCGCGCCTGAAGCCTTATTTCGAAGACATTTTGCTGGCCATGGCCGACACCATCAAAGCGGTGCCGAACAAAATCAGCATCAGCGGTCATACCGATGCCAAGCCCTACGTTGGCAAAGGAGACTTCGGTAACTGGGAGCTTTCCGCCAACCGCGCCAACGCGGCCCGTCGCGCCTTGGTGGCCGGCAGTTATCCGGACGAGCAGGTGGCGCGGGTGGTCGGTTATGCGTCCTCGGCGTTGTTCGATCGCAAGGACCCGTTCAACCCGGTCAACCGACGTATCGATATCGTGGTGTTGACCAGGAAGGCCCAGCAAGCCATCGAAGGTTCGCAAACCGACGATCCGCCGCTGGATCCGGCCCAGGGGCAGGGCGCACCGGGTGAAGCACCGACGACGCCTGGCGCGGCGGCTGATCCGAACGCCTTGCCGGCGGACCAGCAACCCGTGCCGGCCCATGAGCTGCGCGAGCGTCTGAACCTGTTCGACGACGCTGCGCCGAAACCGGCCGAGCCGCCGGCGCAGTGA
- the orn gene encoding oligoribonuclease — MQNPQNLIWIDLEMTGLNPDTDVIIEMATIVTDSDLNTLAEGPVIAIHHSDEILAGMDEWNTRQHGGSGLTQRVRESKISMAEAEAQTIAFLEQWVPKGKSPICGNSICQDRRFLYTHMKSLESYFHYRNLDVSTLKELAARWAPEVRDSFQKGGSHLALDDIRESIAELQHYRKHFIKF; from the coding sequence ATGCAAAACCCGCAGAACCTGATCTGGATCGACCTGGAAATGACCGGTCTGAACCCCGACACCGATGTCATCATCGAAATGGCCACCATCGTCACCGACAGCGACCTCAACACCCTGGCCGAAGGCCCGGTGATCGCGATCCACCACAGCGACGAGATCCTGGCCGGCATGGATGAATGGAACACCCGCCAGCACGGCGGCTCGGGCCTGACCCAGCGGGTACGCGAGAGCAAGATCAGCATGGCTGAGGCCGAAGCCCAGACCATCGCCTTCCTGGAGCAGTGGGTGCCCAAGGGCAAGTCGCCGATCTGCGGCAACAGCATCTGCCAGGACCGTCGCTTCCTTTATACCCACATGAAATCCCTGGAAAGCTATTTCCACTACCGCAACCTGGACGTCTCCACCCTCAAGGAACTGGCCGCCCGTTGGGCTCCAGAAGTGCGTGACAGCTTCCAGAAGGGCGGCAGCCACCTGGCCCTGGACGACATCCGCGAGTCCATCGCCGAGTTGCAGCATTACCGCAAGCATTTCATCAAGTTCTAA
- the queG gene encoding tRNA epoxyqueuosine(34) reductase QueG — MPAIPTDLPALAQSIKDWGRELGFQQVGISGLDLAEHEQHLQRWLDAGYHGEMDYMGAHGSKRSHPEELVPGTLRVVSLRMDYLSGDTHMAQLLGQPEKAYVSRYALGRDYHKLIRKRVQQLAEKIQAVIGPFGYRAFVDSAPVLEKAIAEQAGLGWIGKNTLVLNRKAGSYFFLSELFVDLPLPVDPPHASEHCGKCTACLDICPTNAFVGPYVLDARRCISYLTIELKSAIPEELRPLIGNRVFGCDDCQIVCPWNRFARPSGESDFKPRHNLDNAGLAELFMWDEATFLSSTEGSPLRRAGYERWLRNLAVGLGNAPSTIPVLQALEARRDYPSELVREHVEWALRQHAERQTSSL, encoded by the coding sequence ATGCCTGCCATTCCCACAGACCTCCCCGCCCTCGCCCAATCCATCAAGGACTGGGGCCGCGAACTGGGCTTCCAGCAGGTCGGCATCAGCGGCCTGGACCTTGCCGAGCATGAGCAACACCTGCAACGCTGGCTCGATGCCGGGTACCACGGCGAAATGGACTACATGGGCGCCCACGGCAGCAAACGCTCGCACCCCGAGGAACTGGTGCCGGGTACGCTACGGGTGGTTTCCCTGCGCATGGACTACCTGTCGGGCGACACGCACATGGCGCAGCTGCTCGGCCAACCGGAGAAAGCCTACGTCTCGCGTTATGCATTGGGCCGCGATTACCACAAATTGATCCGTAAACGTGTGCAGCAACTGGCAGAAAAAATTCAGGCGGTGATCGGTCCCTTCGGTTATCGCGCCTTCGTCGACAGTGCTCCAGTCCTGGAAAAAGCCATCGCCGAACAGGCCGGCCTGGGCTGGATCGGTAAAAACACCTTGGTGTTGAACCGCAAGGCCGGAAGCTATTTCTTCCTGAGCGAGCTGTTTGTCGACCTGCCGCTGCCGGTGGACCCGCCCCATGCCAGCGAACATTGCGGGAAATGCACCGCGTGCCTGGACATCTGTCCTACGAATGCCTTCGTCGGGCCCTACGTGCTCGATGCCCGCCGCTGCATTTCCTACCTGACCATCGAGCTGAAAAGCGCCATCCCCGAGGAACTGCGGCCGTTGATCGGCAACCGGGTGTTCGGCTGCGATGACTGCCAGATCGTCTGTCCCTGGAACCGCTTCGCCCGGCCGTCCGGGGAAAGCGACTTCAAGCCGCGGCACAACCTGGACAATGCCGGGCTGGCCGAGCTGTTCATGTGGGACGAGGCAACGTTCCTGAGCAGCACCGAAGGCTCGCCGCTGCGCCGCGCCGGGTACGAGCGCTGGCTGCGCAACCTGGCAGTGGGCCTGGGTAATGCGCCGTCAACGATTCCCGTGCTGCAAGCGCTGGAGGCGCGGCGCGACTACCCGTCGGAGCTGGTGCGCGAGCATGTGGAGTGGGCGTTGCGGCAACATGCCGAGCGTCAAACCTCGTCGTTGTAG
- a CDS encoding rhodanese-like domain-containing protein, translating to MPDFSGLPLVIEPNELLPRLDARELILVDLTSAARYSTGHIPGARFVDPKRTQLGQPPAPGLLPAKADLEALFGELGHNPDAVYVVYDDEGGGWAGRFIWLLDVIGHSNYHYLDGGLLSWLDEGLPVSVDVPVPVAGPVSLTLHEAPTATREYLQSRLGAADLAIWDARGPLEYSGEKVVAARGGHIPGAVNFEWTAGMDPARNLRIRKDMPQILKQLGITPDKEIITHCQTHHRSGFTYLVAKALGYPRVKGYAGSWGEWGNHPDTPIEL from the coding sequence ATGCCTGACTTCTCTGGCTTGCCGTTGGTGATCGAGCCGAACGAGCTGCTGCCGCGCCTCGACGCCCGCGAACTGATTCTGGTGGACCTGACCAGCGCCGCCCGCTACAGCACCGGCCATATCCCTGGCGCACGCTTCGTCGACCCCAAGCGTACCCAGCTGGGTCAACCGCCGGCGCCAGGCCTGCTGCCGGCCAAAGCCGACCTCGAAGCCCTGTTCGGCGAGCTCGGGCACAACCCGGACGCGGTCTACGTAGTCTACGACGATGAAGGCGGCGGCTGGGCCGGGCGGTTTATCTGGCTGCTGGACGTGATCGGTCACTCCAACTATCACTACCTCGACGGCGGCTTGCTGTCGTGGCTGGACGAAGGCCTGCCGGTGTCCGTCGACGTGCCTGTGCCCGTCGCAGGCCCGGTCAGCCTGACACTGCATGAAGCGCCCACCGCCACCCGTGAGTACCTGCAAAGCCGTCTCGGTGCTGCCGACCTGGCGATCTGGGACGCTCGCGGCCCGCTGGAGTATTCCGGCGAGAAAGTGGTTGCAGCCCGAGGCGGACACATTCCCGGTGCGGTCAATTTCGAATGGACGGCCGGCATGGACCCGGCGCGCAACCTGCGCATTCGCAAGGACATGCCGCAGATCCTCAAACAATTGGGCATCACGCCCGACAAGGAAATCATCACCCACTGCCAGACTCACCACCGCTCTGGCTTCACCTACCTGGTGGCCAAGGCACTCGGTTATCCGCGGGTCAAAGGCTATGCCGGTTCCTGGGGCGAATGGGGCAACCACCCCGACACCCCTATCGAGCTCTGA
- a CDS encoding HDOD domain-containing protein, with protein sequence MANETKVPTPRPTTLEGWVKLLDGVHLPVPQASHDLVCKAIADSRRSLRDIAELMQDSPALALSVIREANYHTHGSLAEPAENLEVAINRLGLKRTEELLARLPSLPGHEIPIALRQLQLISQHATQQANGFFASRLARLWQDIHWGSLLFLSPLWPLALTHPRLLGEWELRVVHKREPARKVERELFGVSLLKICLALVEVWRLPIWVMQGYRLLLNERRELVQVLRIARDSEHPLRQQNRLDDDPTLRRWLNQPANTVLLANGLALSAQQAWDGPHSARWQYLTSLYLQMPMDEVQQQLHQQAVTSARHDAMPDLWHPAVALLWPWGSRRIHPGLLAPPPPSAEDLSQWRKQCSALLVEPSPFSNAMHLTTSARDVLVACGMRRVMILMADRNQTSVRVHQTAGLPKEAAAMSFTISQSKIVQRLLAQQAQVRLTPDNNAQFSALLPPGLRSLFRGEHLLLRSLTCNGRVIMLVVVDQGGGPFSDVTVQAFGKTVQCIERALHTFTNRGR encoded by the coding sequence ATGGCTAACGAAACGAAGGTTCCAACTCCACGACCGACCACCCTCGAAGGCTGGGTCAAGCTGCTCGATGGCGTGCACCTGCCGGTGCCCCAGGCCAGCCATGACCTGGTCTGCAAGGCCATTGCCGACAGTCGCCGCTCGTTACGTGACATCGCCGAATTGATGCAGGACAGCCCCGCCCTGGCCCTGAGCGTCATCCGCGAGGCCAACTATCACACCCATGGCAGCCTTGCGGAACCTGCGGAAAATCTCGAAGTGGCCATCAACCGCCTCGGCCTCAAGCGTACCGAAGAACTGCTCGCTCGCTTACCGTCGTTGCCAGGGCACGAAATCCCCATCGCCTTGCGCCAGCTGCAATTGATCAGCCAACACGCCACGCAACAGGCCAATGGCTTTTTTGCCAGCCGCCTGGCGCGGCTGTGGCAGGACATTCACTGGGGCAGCCTGCTGTTTCTCTCGCCGCTCTGGCCATTGGCCTTGACTCACCCGCGATTGCTGGGGGAGTGGGAATTGCGGGTCGTCCACAAACGCGAACCCGCGCGCAAGGTAGAGCGCGAATTGTTCGGCGTCAGCCTGCTGAAAATCTGCCTGGCGCTGGTGGAGGTCTGGCGCTTGCCGATCTGGGTGATGCAAGGTTATCGCCTGCTGCTCAATGAACGCCGCGAGCTGGTGCAGGTCCTGCGCATCGCCCGGGACAGCGAGCACCCGCTGCGCCAGCAGAATCGCCTGGACGACGACCCAACCCTGCGGCGCTGGCTCAATCAACCGGCCAATACCGTGTTGCTGGCCAACGGCCTGGCACTTTCAGCGCAACAGGCCTGGGACGGCCCCCACAGTGCCCGCTGGCAATACCTCACCAGTTTGTACCTGCAGATGCCGATGGATGAGGTCCAGCAACAACTGCACCAACAAGCCGTTACCAGCGCCCGTCATGACGCCATGCCAGACCTCTGGCATCCGGCCGTGGCGTTGCTCTGGCCCTGGGGCAGCCGTCGCATCCACCCCGGTTTGCTAGCGCCCCCACCACCCAGCGCCGAGGACCTGAGCCAGTGGCGCAAGCAATGCTCCGCGCTGCTGGTGGAACCGAGCCCCTTCAGCAATGCCATGCACCTGACCACCTCGGCACGGGACGTGTTGGTGGCCTGTGGCATGCGCCGGGTGATGATCCTGATGGCCGACCGCAACCAGACCAGTGTGCGCGTACACCAGACCGCCGGCCTGCCCAAAGAAGCCGCGGCCATGAGCTTTACCATCAGCCAGAGCAAAATAGTGCAACGATTGCTGGCTCAGCAGGCCCAGGTTCGCCTGACCCCGGACAACAACGCGCAGTTTTCGGCGCTGCTGCCACCGGGCCTGCGCAGCCTGTTCCGTGGGGAGCACCTGCTGCTGCGCTCGCTGACCTGCAATGGCCGGGTGATCATGCTGGTGGTGGTGGACCAGGGCGGCGGGCCGTTCTCGGACGTGACCGTACAAGCCTTCGGCAAAACCGTGCAATGCATCGAAAGGGCCCTGCATACCTTTACCAACCGCGGCCGCTGA
- the rsgA gene encoding small ribosomal subunit biogenesis GTPase RsgA has translation MAKRQLNRRQNWRIEKIQGERAARAAKRESSAVEALEGGDLGPEQTGLVIAHFGVQVEVEAREGELAGQVFRCHLRANLPALVTGDQVVWRAGNQGIGVIVAQLPRHTELCRPDSRGQLKPVAANVDMIVIVFAPLPEPHANLIDRYLVAAEHAGIRPLLLLNKFDLIDEHNAPALNALLSVYRDLGYPVLEVSAHHGNGMEQLQQQLDGRISVFVGQSGVGKSSLVNSLLPDVETRVGPLSELSGQGTHTTTTARLFHFPGGGELIDSPGIREFGLGHVSRADVEAGFIEFNDLIGTCRFRDCKHDREPGCALLKALEEGRVHQQRMNSYRSIIASLPESSY, from the coding sequence ATGGCCAAACGCCAACTCAATCGTCGTCAGAACTGGCGCATCGAAAAGATCCAGGGCGAGCGCGCCGCCCGCGCCGCCAAACGCGAGTCCAGTGCTGTCGAAGCCTTGGAAGGTGGCGACCTGGGCCCGGAACAGACCGGCCTGGTGATCGCCCACTTCGGTGTGCAGGTCGAGGTCGAGGCCCGGGAAGGCGAGCTGGCCGGCCAAGTGTTCCGTTGTCACTTGCGCGCCAACCTGCCGGCCCTGGTCACGGGCGACCAAGTCGTCTGGCGTGCCGGCAACCAGGGCATCGGTGTGATCGTGGCGCAATTGCCGCGCCACACCGAGCTGTGCCGTCCGGACAGCCGTGGTCAGCTCAAGCCGGTAGCGGCCAACGTCGACATGATCGTCATTGTGTTCGCGCCCCTGCCCGAGCCCCACGCCAACCTGATCGACCGTTATCTGGTGGCCGCCGAACACGCCGGCATCCGCCCGTTGTTGCTGCTCAACAAATTCGACCTGATCGACGAGCACAACGCCCCGGCGCTGAACGCCCTGCTGTCGGTCTATCGGGATCTGGGTTATCCGGTGCTGGAAGTCTCGGCCCATCACGGCAACGGCATGGAGCAATTGCAACAGCAACTGGACGGGCGCATCAGTGTGTTCGTCGGCCAGTCTGGCGTGGGCAAGTCATCGCTGGTCAACAGCCTGCTGCCAGACGTCGAGACTCGCGTCGGGCCGCTGTCCGAGCTGTCCGGCCAGGGCACCCACACCACCACCACCGCGCGGTTGTTCCACTTCCCCGGCGGCGGTGAATTGATCGACTCGCCGGGCATCCGTGAATTCGGCCTGGGCCACGTCAGCCGGGCCGATGTCGAGGCCGGGTTCATCGAATTCAATGACCTGATCGGCACCTGCCGCTTCCGCGACTGCAAGCACGACCGCGAACCTGGTTGCGCGCTGCTCAAGGCGCTGGAAGAAGGTCGCGTGCATCAGCAACGGATGAACAGCTACCGCTCGATCATCGCCAGCTTGCCGGAAAGCAGTTACTGA
- a CDS encoding trimeric intracellular cation channel family protein, translating into MLLMLYLIAITAEAMTGALSAGRRGMDWFGVVLIACVTALGGGSVRDVLLGHYPLTWVKHPEYLVLTTAAAMLTVFLARWMRHLRSLFLVLDAAGLVAFTLIGCMTALEMGHGMLVASVSGVITGVFGGILRDIFCNDIPLIFRRELYASVSFAAAWCYLLCVFLQLPSEQAILITLFGGFLLRLLAIRFHWEMPKFVYNDEV; encoded by the coding sequence ATGTTGCTGATGCTTTATCTGATCGCCATCACCGCCGAAGCCATGACCGGCGCCTTGTCTGCCGGGCGCCGCGGCATGGACTGGTTCGGCGTGGTGCTGATCGCCTGTGTCACGGCGCTGGGTGGCGGTTCGGTGCGCGACGTGCTGCTCGGTCATTACCCGCTCACCTGGGTCAAACACCCGGAATACCTAGTGCTGACCACCGCGGCGGCGATGCTGACGGTGTTCCTGGCGCGCTGGATGCGCCACCTGCGTTCATTGTTCCTGGTGCTCGACGCCGCGGGGCTGGTGGCGTTCACCCTGATCGGCTGCATGACGGCCCTGGAAATGGGCCATGGCATGCTGGTGGCGTCGGTCAGCGGAGTGATCACTGGGGTGTTCGGCGGTATTTTGCGGGACATTTTCTGCAACGATATTCCGCTGATCTTCCGTCGCGAGCTCTATGCCAGCGTTTCATTTGCCGCGGCGTGGTGCTATCTGCTGTGCGTCTTCCTGCAACTGCCGAGTGAACAGGCGATCCTCATTACCTTGTTCGGTGGTTTCCTGCTGCGGCTCCTGGCGATTCGTTTTCACTGGGAAATGCCGAAGTTCGTCTACAACGACGAGGTTTGA
- the asd gene encoding archaetidylserine decarboxylase (Phosphatidylserine decarboxylase is synthesized as a single chain precursor. Generation of the pyruvoyl active site from a Ser is coupled to cleavage of a Gly-Ser bond between the larger (beta) and smaller (alpha chains). It is an integral membrane protein.) gives MKNRLFILSQYLLPHHLLSRLAGCIAECRVRWFKNAFTAWFAKRYQVDMSQALVEDLTAYEHFNAFFTRALKDGARPLDDTPGAILSPADGAVSQLGPIEHGRVFQAKGHSFSVLELLGGDGANAAPFMGGDFATIYLSPKDYHRVHMPLAGTLREMVYIPGRIFSVNQTTAENVPELFARNERVACIFDTERGPMAVVLVGAMIVASIETVWAGLVTPPKRQLKTFRYDEAARAPIHLEKGAELGRFKLGSTAIVLFGPDQVKWAEGLVAGSPVQMGQGLALPKD, from the coding sequence ATGAAAAACCGTTTGTTCATCCTCTCTCAGTACCTGTTGCCCCACCATCTGCTGTCGCGGCTGGCCGGCTGCATTGCCGAATGCCGCGTGCGCTGGTTCAAGAACGCCTTCACCGCTTGGTTTGCCAAGCGCTACCAAGTGGACATGTCCCAGGCACTGGTGGAAGACCTGACTGCCTACGAGCACTTCAACGCCTTCTTCACCCGCGCCCTGAAAGACGGTGCACGCCCGCTGGACGACACCCCGGGTGCGATCCTCAGCCCCGCCGACGGTGCCGTCAGCCAGCTTGGCCCGATCGAGCACGGCCGGGTCTTCCAGGCCAAGGGCCACAGCTTCAGCGTGCTGGAACTGCTGGGCGGTGATGGGGCCAACGCGGCGCCGTTCATGGGCGGCGATTTCGCCACCATCTACCTGTCCCCCAAGGACTATCACCGCGTGCACATGCCACTGGCCGGCACCCTGCGGGAGATGGTCTACATCCCTGGGCGGATTTTCTCGGTCAACCAGACCACCGCCGAAAACGTTCCGGAGCTGTTCGCCCGCAACGAGCGCGTGGCGTGCATTTTCGACACCGAACGCGGGCCGATGGCCGTGGTGCTGGTGGGCGCGATGATCGTGGCGTCAATCGAAACCGTCTGGGCCGGGCTGGTGACGCCGCCCAAGCGCCAGCTGAAAACCTTCCGTTATGACGAAGCCGCCCGCGCGCCGATTCATCTGGAAAAAGGCGCCGAACTGGGCCGCTTCAAGCTGGGTTCGACGGCCATCGTGCTGTTCGGGCCGGACCAGGTGAAATGGGCCGAAGGCCTGGTGGCCGGATCGCCAGTGCAGATGGGCCAGGGCCTGGCGCTGCCCAAAGACTGA
- a CDS encoding bifunctional ADP-dependent NAD(P)H-hydrate dehydratase/NAD(P)H-hydrate epimerase encodes MPHTKDDFPDALYSAAQVRALDAQLIAAGTAGFELMQRAARATWRAIVRRWPDAHELTVLAGHGNNAGDGYLVATLARRAGWAVRVLTVGEPRRLQGDAANAHAEAVAVGVPMEPWSDEAELRGVLLDALLGTGLSGEVREPYVRAIDTINVSGLPVAAVDIPSGLCADTGRVLGTAVVADLTVTFIGLKLGLFTGEAADRVGELVFNDLHADPDIVDAAPASARLLSPHNLPRLTPRAATSHKGKFGHVLLIGGDRGFGGAIQMSAESALRCGAGMVSLATRSEHVSAALTRLPEVMVQGTHSANQLMGLLQQASVLVVGPGLGQAAWGRSLLSAAANAPLPQVWDADALNLLCSGDVRLPEQCVITPHPGEAARLLALSTAQVQADRPAAAHALSQKYAATVILKGAGSLIASPDGRLAVCSQGHPAMATAGLGDVLAGVVGALLAQGVEGFEAACLAVWLHANAGAQAGRSGRGVAATDLIPTIRQLLEEHSPCLK; translated from the coding sequence ATGCCGCACACTAAAGATGATTTTCCCGACGCGCTGTACAGCGCCGCGCAGGTCCGGGCCCTCGACGCACAACTGATCGCGGCCGGCACCGCCGGTTTCGAATTGATGCAACGCGCCGCCCGCGCCACCTGGCGAGCGATTGTCCGGCGCTGGCCTGATGCCCACGAGCTGACGGTGCTGGCCGGGCATGGCAACAACGCCGGCGATGGCTATCTGGTCGCGACCTTGGCCCGGCGCGCTGGCTGGGCGGTGCGGGTGCTGACGGTGGGCGAGCCCCGGCGCTTGCAGGGCGACGCCGCCAATGCCCACGCCGAAGCGGTGGCGGTGGGCGTGCCGATGGAGCCGTGGTCGGATGAGGCAGAGTTGCGCGGCGTGTTGCTGGATGCGCTGCTCGGCACGGGCTTGAGTGGCGAGGTGCGCGAGCCTTATGTGCGGGCTATCGATACGATCAACGTCAGCGGTCTGCCGGTCGCGGCGGTGGATATCCCCTCGGGCTTGTGCGCCGATACCGGCCGGGTGCTGGGCACGGCGGTGGTGGCCGATCTCACCGTGACCTTTATTGGCTTGAAGCTGGGCCTGTTTACCGGCGAAGCGGCGGACCGGGTCGGCGAACTGGTGTTCAACGACCTGCACGCCGATCCAGATATTGTTGACGCGGCACCGGCCAGTGCCCGGTTGCTCTCACCCCATAATCTGCCACGTCTGACACCTCGTGCCGCCACGTCCCACAAAGGCAAATTCGGTCACGTGCTGTTGATCGGTGGCGACCGGGGCTTTGGCGGCGCCATCCAGATGAGCGCCGAAAGCGCCCTGCGCTGCGGTGCGGGGATGGTTTCGCTGGCGACCCGCAGCGAGCACGTATCCGCCGCGCTGACGCGTTTGCCGGAAGTGATGGTGCAAGGCACCCATTCGGCGAACCAATTGATGGGCTTGCTCCAGCAGGCCAGCGTGCTGGTGGTCGGGCCGGGCTTGGGGCAGGCTGCGTGGGGGCGCAGCCTGTTGTCGGCGGCGGCCAATGCGCCGCTGCCGCAAGTATGGGATGCCGATGCGCTGAACCTGCTCTGCAGCGGCGATGTCCGCCTGCCTGAACAGTGCGTCATCACCCCGCACCCAGGCGAGGCGGCCCGATTGTTGGCGTTATCCACAGCCCAGGTGCAGGCCGACCGTCCAGCGGCAGCCCATGCATTGAGCCAGAAATACGCCGCCACGGTGATCCTCAAGGGCGCCGGCAGCCTGATTGCCAGCCCGGACGGTCGCCTGGCGGTTTGCAGCCAGGGCCATCCGGCCATGGCCACGGCAGGCCTGGGGGATGTGCTGGCCGGCGTGGTCGGCGCCTTGCTGGCCCAGGGCGTGGAGGGGTTCGAGGCCGCGTGCCTGGCGGTCTGGCTGCATGCCAATGCCGGTGCCCAGGCCGGTCGCTCGGGTCGGGGGGTGGCAGCCACCGATCTGATTCCGACCATTCGTCAGTTGTTGGAGGAGCATTCACCGTGTCTGAAGTAA
- the motA gene encoding flagellar motor stator protein MotA, whose amino-acid sequence MAKIIGIIVVFASVLGGYVLSHGKIAALVQPFEVLIIGGAALGAFLQANPGYMTMHVLKKSLGMFSSRFSHTFYLEVLGLIYEILNKSRREGMMAIEGDIEDAAASPIFAKYPAVLKDARMTAFICDYLRIMSSGNMAPHELEGLFDMELYSLKEDLEHPSHAVNGIADGMPGFGIVAAVLGIVVTMASLGDGDQKSIGLHVGAALVGTFFGILAAYGFFGPLAHSLAHDAKEELNVYEAIKASLVASASGMPPSLAVEFGRKVLYPAHRPSFAELEQAVRGR is encoded by the coding sequence ATGGCTAAAATTATCGGCATCATTGTCGTGTTCGCGAGCGTACTCGGCGGATACGTGCTCTCCCATGGCAAGATTGCGGCCCTGGTCCAACCCTTCGAGGTGTTGATCATCGGTGGCGCCGCCCTCGGTGCATTTCTGCAGGCCAACCCTGGCTATATGACGATGCACGTGCTCAAGAAATCCCTGGGCATGTTCAGTTCGCGCTTTAGCCACACCTTCTACCTCGAGGTGCTGGGGCTGATCTATGAGATCCTCAACAAGAGCCGCCGCGAAGGCATGATGGCGATCGAAGGCGACATCGAAGACGCCGCCGCCAGCCCGATTTTCGCCAAGTACCCGGCTGTGCTCAAGGACGCCCGCATGACGGCGTTCATCTGCGATTACCTGCGCATCATGTCGTCCGGCAACATGGCGCCCCATGAGCTCGAAGGCCTGTTCGACATGGAGTTGTACAGCCTCAAGGAAGACCTGGAGCACCCCTCCCACGCGGTCAACGGCATCGCCGACGGCATGCCTGGCTTCGGTATCGTCGCGGCGGTATTGGGGATTGTGGTGACCATGGCGTCCCTGGGCGATGGCGACCAGAAATCCATCGGCCTGCACGTGGGTGCGGCACTGGTGGGTACCTTCTTCGGTATTTTGGCCGCGTACGGTTTCTTCGGTCCGCTGGCCCATTCCCTGGCCCATGATGCCAAGGAAGAGCTCAACGTCTATGAAGCCATCAAGGCGTCCCTGGTGGCTTCGGCCTCGGGCATGCCGCCATCGTTGGCGGTGGAGTTCGGTCGCAAGGTCCTGTACCCGGCGCACCGTCCAAGCTTCGCCGAGCTGGAACAAGCGGTTCGCGGTCGCTAA
- the tsaE gene encoding tRNA (adenosine(37)-N6)-threonylcarbamoyltransferase complex ATPase subunit type 1 TsaE produces MSEVTLYVADEQAMTQFGARIAQITAGHGLIFLEGDLGAGKTTLSRGIIRGLGHVGSVKSPTFTLVEPYEIGDIRAFHFDLYRLVDPEELEFLGIRDYFEDDALCLIEWPQKGAGFLPKPDLTITIGAQNGGRSLKLTPQGSRGESWCAALALEN; encoded by the coding sequence GTGTCTGAAGTAACCCTGTACGTGGCGGACGAACAAGCCATGACACAATTTGGCGCCCGCATCGCGCAGATCACCGCCGGCCACGGCCTGATTTTTCTCGAAGGCGACCTCGGCGCGGGGAAAACCACCCTGTCCCGTGGCATCATTCGCGGTCTCGGGCACGTCGGCTCCGTCAAGAGCCCTACGTTCACCCTGGTCGAGCCCTACGAGATCGGCGACATTCGCGCCTTCCATTTCGACCTGTATCGACTGGTGGATCCTGAGGAGCTGGAATTCCTCGGTATTCGAGATTATTTCGAAGATGACGCCTTGTGTCTGATCGAATGGCCCCAGAAGGGGGCAGGCTTTTTGCCAAAGCCCGACCTGACCATTACCATTGGCGCGCAGAACGGCGGGCGTTCGCTGAAACTGACGCCGCAAGGCTCGCGTGGCGAGTCATGGTGTGCCGCTTTGGCATTGGAAAACTAA